A single region of the Calonectris borealis chromosome 21, bCalBor7.hap1.2, whole genome shotgun sequence genome encodes:
- the GOLGA1 gene encoding golgin subfamily A member 1 isoform X1, with protein MFAKLKKKIAEEAAIAPRPGGAARIPRSVSKESITSVGADSGDDFASDGSSSREDLSSQLFRRNEQIRKLEVKLSDYADQIRNLQKIKEKLENALEKHQDSSMRKFQEQNEAHQASRAKMAEGMALALEKKDQEWMEKLGQIEKEKNMLEMQLQEIREQSLNLFQKRDEIDELEGFQQQEIAKVKHMLLKKEESLSKTEQELEACTRELTHTKEVLQDASNESSGLRKDLQELQQQFLELEAQRDELMTAETNAENKITALELREQELQTVIQQLSVDLQNARVAGSGCEKRLEMLQVEHESLKLEYEQRKQKVKCFQTHLLLAGVKVYTWMTLEFAERNKLTEQLQEKVSSLEKKLERNLSGDEHVQELLKEKATLEQKLDETRQQVLTDRTHHAETVNRLETQNKELEQKLQIATETLKKSKAAATEQDLKIQKLQTDLEDERSKLQQQILTEKHQYDQKVTGLESQIAALETAWEFDKTATQHKISQLEKENENLNGSREEYESSFKKQEAELNRLKNELSSRETVSVEIAKALEETRKQREELQQQVLHLASLIKEKDQLIDEKCDMLLKQKEELNQLSQDHEAVLLQMHQLQSDIEASNSRAVEKEETARKEIDELKLQIQECLLAREHEKNVSELEESMGALNNKHLHSPENRVVEQNGEVAAADVIQLQKDNRELEQQIAEKNKMIKQLQQRMTELKKTLQKELKIRPDSEVPEVREKANSEVPNASVTVTNNSDLNDSREINFEYLKHVVLKFMSCRESEAFHLIKAVSVLLNFSQEEENMLKETLEYKMSWFGSKPSPKGSIRPSISSPRTLWP; from the exons ATGTTTGCAAAACTGAAGAAGAAGATAGCAGAAGAGGCAGCTATTGCTCCCAGACCAGGAGGAGCTGCCAGGATACCCAGGTCTGTCAGTAAGGAGTCAATTACGTCTGTGGGAGCAGACTCCGGAGATGACTTT GCTTCTGACGGAAGCAGCTCTAGAGAGGATCTTTCATCCCAGTTGTTCAGAAGAAATGAACAAATAAGAAAACTGGAGGTCAAGCTATCTG ATTATGCTGATCAGATCCGAAACTTGCAGAAGATAAAAGAGAAGCTTGAAAATGCATTAGAAAAGCATCAGGATT CCTCCATGAGGAAGTTTcaggagcagaatgaagctcACCAGGCCAGTCGAGCCAAGATGGCTGAAGGAATGGCTTTGGCCTTAGAAAAAAAGGACCAG GAGTGGATGGAAAAACTGGGTCAAATTGAAAAG gaaaaaaatatgcttgaAATGCAGTTACAAGAAATAAGGGAGCAGAGTTTGAACCTTTTTCAAAAAAGAGATGAAATTGATGAACTGGAGGGCTTTCAACAGCAGGAAATTGCCAAAGTTAAACACATG CTTTTGAAAAAGGAAGAATCTCTGAGCAAAACAGAGCAGGAACTAGAGGCGTGCACTCGAGAGCTAACCCACACTAAAGAGGTGCTTCAGGATGCAAGCAACGAGTCATCAGGCCTAAGGAAAGATCTTCAAGAGTTGCAGCAGCAGTTCTTGGAGCTAGAGGCACAGAG AGATGAACTAATGACAGCTGagacaaatgcagaaaataagatCACTGCTCTGGAGTTAAGAGAACAGGAGCTACAAACTGTCATTCAGCAGCTTTCTGTAGACTTGCAAAAT GCTCGAGTTGCTGGTTCTGGTTGTGAGAAGAGGCTGGAAATGTTACAGGTGGAGCATGAATCTCTGAAGCTGGAATATGAACAACGCAAGCAAAAGGTTAAGTGTTTTCAGACGCATCTGCTGTTGGCTGGTGTAAAGGTGTACACTTGG ATGACTCTTGAATTTGCTGAGAGAAATAAACTTACTGAACAGCTGCAGGAAAAAGTGTCTTCCCTGGAAAAGAAGCTAGAAAGAAATCTTTCAGGGGATGAACATGTGCAGGAGCTACTCAAGGAG AAAGCTACTCTTGAGCAGAAACTCGATGAAACCAGGCAGCAGGTACTAACAGACAGAACGCATCACGCTGAGACTGTGAACCGATTGGAAACACAG AATAAAGAATTGGAACAAAAACTACAGATTGCAACAGAAACATTGaaaaagagcaaagcagcagccacTGAGCAGGATCTGAAGATCCAGAAGCTG CAAACTGATCTAGAGGATGAAAGAAGTAAACTACAGCAACAGATTTTAACTGAGAAACATCAGTATGACCAGAAAGTTACTGGGCTGGAGTCTCAAATTGCTGCTCTTGAAACAGCTTGGGAATTTGATAAAACAGCTACTCAGCACAAGATT AGCcaattggaaaaggaaaatgaaaatcttaATGGAAGCAGAGAAGAGTATGagagttcttttaaaaaacaagaggCTGAATTAAACAGGCTAAAG AATGAATTGAGCAGCAGAGAGACTGTCAGTGTTGAAATTGCTAAAGCATTGGAAGAAACACGAAAACAAAGAGAGGAATTACAACAGCAG GTTTTGCATCTGGCTTCcttaataaaggaaaaagacCAGCTGATTGATGAAAAATGTGATATGCTtctaaaacagaaggaagaactaAACCAACTCAGTCAAG ATCATGAAGCTGTCTTGCTGCAAATGCATCAGTTGCAATCTGACATAGAAGCAAGTAATAGCCGAGCAGTGGAGAAAGAAGAAACGGCAAGAAAAGAAATTGATGAACTGAAGTTGCAGATACAGGAATGCCTGTTGGCcagagaacatgaaaaaaat gtTTCAGAACTAGAGGAATCGATGGGAGCCTTGAACAACAAGCATTTACATTCTCCAGAAAACCGTGTGGTGGAACAGAATGGAGAGGTAGCAGCTGCAGATGTCATTCAACTTCAGAAGGATAACAGAGAGCTGGAACAGCAAATTGCTGAGAAAAACAAG ATGATAAAGCAGCTACAGCAAAGAATGACAGAACTCAAGAAAACCCTCCAGAAAGAGTTG aaaataaggcCTGACAGTGAGGTACCTGAAGTACGTGAAAAAGCAAATTCTGAAGTGCCTAATGCTTCTGTGACTGTCACAAACAACTCTGATTTAAATGACTCAAGGGAGATAAACTTTGAGTACCTTAAACATGTTGTACTAAAATTCATGTCCTGCCGGGAATCTGAG GCATTCCATCTAATTAAAGCTGTATCTGTGTTACTGAATTTttcacaagaggaagaaaacatgctTAAAGAAACTTTGGAGTACAAG ATGTCATGGTTTGGGTCAAAGCCATCTCCTAAAGGCAGTATCCGGCCGTCTATCTCGAGCCCAAGGACATTGTGGCCTTAA
- the GOLGA1 gene encoding golgin subfamily A member 1 isoform X8 has translation MFAKLKKKIAEEAAIAPRPGGAARIPRSVSKESITSVGADSGDDFASDGSSSREDLSSQLFRRNEQIRKLEVKLSDYADQIRNLQKIKEKLENALEKHQDSSMRKFQEQNEAHQASRAKMAEGMALALEKKDQEWMEKLGQIEKEKNMLEMQLQEIREQSLNLFQKRDEIDELEGFQQQEIAKVKHMLLKKEESLSKTEQELEACTRELTHTKEVLQDASNESSGLRKDLQELQQQFLELEAQRDELMTAETNAENKITALELREQELQTVIQQLSVDLQNARVAGSGCEKRLEMLQVEHESLKLEYEQRKQKVKCFQTHLLLAGVKVYTWMTLEFAERNKLTEQLQEKVSSLEKKLERNLSGDEHVQELLKEKATLEQKLDETRQQVLTDRTHHAETVNRLETQNKELEQKLQIATETLKKSKAAATEQDLKIQKLQTDLEDERSKLQQQILTEKHQYDQKVTGLESQIAALETAWEFDKTATQHKISQLEKENENLNGSREEYESSFKKQEAELNRLKNELSSRETVSVEIAKALEETRKQREELQQQVLHLASLIKEKDQLIDEKCDMLLKQKEELNQLSQDHEAVLLQMHQLQSDIEASNSRAVEKEETARKEIDELKLQIQECLLAREHEKNVSELEESMGALNNKHLHSPENRVVEQNGEVAAADVIQLQKDNRELEQQIAEKNKMIKQLQQRMTELKKTLQKELADR, from the exons ATGTTTGCAAAACTGAAGAAGAAGATAGCAGAAGAGGCAGCTATTGCTCCCAGACCAGGAGGAGCTGCCAGGATACCCAGGTCTGTCAGTAAGGAGTCAATTACGTCTGTGGGAGCAGACTCCGGAGATGACTTT GCTTCTGACGGAAGCAGCTCTAGAGAGGATCTTTCATCCCAGTTGTTCAGAAGAAATGAACAAATAAGAAAACTGGAGGTCAAGCTATCTG ATTATGCTGATCAGATCCGAAACTTGCAGAAGATAAAAGAGAAGCTTGAAAATGCATTAGAAAAGCATCAGGATT CCTCCATGAGGAAGTTTcaggagcagaatgaagctcACCAGGCCAGTCGAGCCAAGATGGCTGAAGGAATGGCTTTGGCCTTAGAAAAAAAGGACCAG GAGTGGATGGAAAAACTGGGTCAAATTGAAAAG gaaaaaaatatgcttgaAATGCAGTTACAAGAAATAAGGGAGCAGAGTTTGAACCTTTTTCAAAAAAGAGATGAAATTGATGAACTGGAGGGCTTTCAACAGCAGGAAATTGCCAAAGTTAAACACATG CTTTTGAAAAAGGAAGAATCTCTGAGCAAAACAGAGCAGGAACTAGAGGCGTGCACTCGAGAGCTAACCCACACTAAAGAGGTGCTTCAGGATGCAAGCAACGAGTCATCAGGCCTAAGGAAAGATCTTCAAGAGTTGCAGCAGCAGTTCTTGGAGCTAGAGGCACAGAG AGATGAACTAATGACAGCTGagacaaatgcagaaaataagatCACTGCTCTGGAGTTAAGAGAACAGGAGCTACAAACTGTCATTCAGCAGCTTTCTGTAGACTTGCAAAAT GCTCGAGTTGCTGGTTCTGGTTGTGAGAAGAGGCTGGAAATGTTACAGGTGGAGCATGAATCTCTGAAGCTGGAATATGAACAACGCAAGCAAAAGGTTAAGTGTTTTCAGACGCATCTGCTGTTGGCTGGTGTAAAGGTGTACACTTGG ATGACTCTTGAATTTGCTGAGAGAAATAAACTTACTGAACAGCTGCAGGAAAAAGTGTCTTCCCTGGAAAAGAAGCTAGAAAGAAATCTTTCAGGGGATGAACATGTGCAGGAGCTACTCAAGGAG AAAGCTACTCTTGAGCAGAAACTCGATGAAACCAGGCAGCAGGTACTAACAGACAGAACGCATCACGCTGAGACTGTGAACCGATTGGAAACACAG AATAAAGAATTGGAACAAAAACTACAGATTGCAACAGAAACATTGaaaaagagcaaagcagcagccacTGAGCAGGATCTGAAGATCCAGAAGCTG CAAACTGATCTAGAGGATGAAAGAAGTAAACTACAGCAACAGATTTTAACTGAGAAACATCAGTATGACCAGAAAGTTACTGGGCTGGAGTCTCAAATTGCTGCTCTTGAAACAGCTTGGGAATTTGATAAAACAGCTACTCAGCACAAGATT AGCcaattggaaaaggaaaatgaaaatcttaATGGAAGCAGAGAAGAGTATGagagttcttttaaaaaacaagaggCTGAATTAAACAGGCTAAAG AATGAATTGAGCAGCAGAGAGACTGTCAGTGTTGAAATTGCTAAAGCATTGGAAGAAACACGAAAACAAAGAGAGGAATTACAACAGCAG GTTTTGCATCTGGCTTCcttaataaaggaaaaagacCAGCTGATTGATGAAAAATGTGATATGCTtctaaaacagaaggaagaactaAACCAACTCAGTCAAG ATCATGAAGCTGTCTTGCTGCAAATGCATCAGTTGCAATCTGACATAGAAGCAAGTAATAGCCGAGCAGTGGAGAAAGAAGAAACGGCAAGAAAAGAAATTGATGAACTGAAGTTGCAGATACAGGAATGCCTGTTGGCcagagaacatgaaaaaaat gtTTCAGAACTAGAGGAATCGATGGGAGCCTTGAACAACAAGCATTTACATTCTCCAGAAAACCGTGTGGTGGAACAGAATGGAGAGGTAGCAGCTGCAGATGTCATTCAACTTCAGAAGGATAACAGAGAGCTGGAACAGCAAATTGCTGAGAAAAACAAG ATGATAAAGCAGCTACAGCAAAGAATGACAGAACTCAAGAAAACCCTCCAGAAAGAGTTG GCAGATCGGTGA
- the GOLGA1 gene encoding golgin subfamily A member 1 isoform X7, which produces MFAKLKKKIAEEAAIAPRPGGAARIPRSVSKESITSVGADSGDDFASDGSSSREDLSSQLFRRNEQIRKLEVKLSDYADQIRNLQKIKEKLENALEKHQDSSMRKFQEQNEAHQASRAKMAEGMALALEKKDQEWMEKLGQIEKEKNMLEMQLQEIREQSLNLFQKRDEIDELEGFQQQEIAKVKHMLLKKEESLSKTEQELEACTRELTHTKEVLQDASNESSGLRKDLQELQQQFLELEAQRDELMTAETNAENKITALELREQELQTVIQQLSVDLQNARVAGSGCEKRLEMLQVEHESLKLEYEQRKQKVKCFQTHLLLAGVKVYTWMTLEFAERNKLTEQLQEKVSSLEKKLERNLSGDEHVQELLKEKATLEQKLDETRQQVLTDRTHHAETVNRLETQNKELEQKLQIATETLKKSKAAATEQDLKIQKLQTDLEDERSKLQQQILTEKHQYDQKVTGLESQIAALETAWEFDKTATQHKISQLEKENENLNGSREEYESSFKKQEAELNRLKNELSSRETVSVEIAKALEETRKQREELQQQVLHLASLIKEKDQLIDEKCDMLLKQKEELNQLSQDHEAVLLQMHQLQSDIEASNSRAVEKEETARKEIDELKLQIQECLLAREHEKNVSELEESMGALNNKHLHSPENRVVEQNGEVAAADVIQLQKDNRELEQQIAEKNKMIKQLQQRMTELKKTLQKELGEQLRFDCCLPAIQLSFTMGVISAPGK; this is translated from the exons ATGTTTGCAAAACTGAAGAAGAAGATAGCAGAAGAGGCAGCTATTGCTCCCAGACCAGGAGGAGCTGCCAGGATACCCAGGTCTGTCAGTAAGGAGTCAATTACGTCTGTGGGAGCAGACTCCGGAGATGACTTT GCTTCTGACGGAAGCAGCTCTAGAGAGGATCTTTCATCCCAGTTGTTCAGAAGAAATGAACAAATAAGAAAACTGGAGGTCAAGCTATCTG ATTATGCTGATCAGATCCGAAACTTGCAGAAGATAAAAGAGAAGCTTGAAAATGCATTAGAAAAGCATCAGGATT CCTCCATGAGGAAGTTTcaggagcagaatgaagctcACCAGGCCAGTCGAGCCAAGATGGCTGAAGGAATGGCTTTGGCCTTAGAAAAAAAGGACCAG GAGTGGATGGAAAAACTGGGTCAAATTGAAAAG gaaaaaaatatgcttgaAATGCAGTTACAAGAAATAAGGGAGCAGAGTTTGAACCTTTTTCAAAAAAGAGATGAAATTGATGAACTGGAGGGCTTTCAACAGCAGGAAATTGCCAAAGTTAAACACATG CTTTTGAAAAAGGAAGAATCTCTGAGCAAAACAGAGCAGGAACTAGAGGCGTGCACTCGAGAGCTAACCCACACTAAAGAGGTGCTTCAGGATGCAAGCAACGAGTCATCAGGCCTAAGGAAAGATCTTCAAGAGTTGCAGCAGCAGTTCTTGGAGCTAGAGGCACAGAG AGATGAACTAATGACAGCTGagacaaatgcagaaaataagatCACTGCTCTGGAGTTAAGAGAACAGGAGCTACAAACTGTCATTCAGCAGCTTTCTGTAGACTTGCAAAAT GCTCGAGTTGCTGGTTCTGGTTGTGAGAAGAGGCTGGAAATGTTACAGGTGGAGCATGAATCTCTGAAGCTGGAATATGAACAACGCAAGCAAAAGGTTAAGTGTTTTCAGACGCATCTGCTGTTGGCTGGTGTAAAGGTGTACACTTGG ATGACTCTTGAATTTGCTGAGAGAAATAAACTTACTGAACAGCTGCAGGAAAAAGTGTCTTCCCTGGAAAAGAAGCTAGAAAGAAATCTTTCAGGGGATGAACATGTGCAGGAGCTACTCAAGGAG AAAGCTACTCTTGAGCAGAAACTCGATGAAACCAGGCAGCAGGTACTAACAGACAGAACGCATCACGCTGAGACTGTGAACCGATTGGAAACACAG AATAAAGAATTGGAACAAAAACTACAGATTGCAACAGAAACATTGaaaaagagcaaagcagcagccacTGAGCAGGATCTGAAGATCCAGAAGCTG CAAACTGATCTAGAGGATGAAAGAAGTAAACTACAGCAACAGATTTTAACTGAGAAACATCAGTATGACCAGAAAGTTACTGGGCTGGAGTCTCAAATTGCTGCTCTTGAAACAGCTTGGGAATTTGATAAAACAGCTACTCAGCACAAGATT AGCcaattggaaaaggaaaatgaaaatcttaATGGAAGCAGAGAAGAGTATGagagttcttttaaaaaacaagaggCTGAATTAAACAGGCTAAAG AATGAATTGAGCAGCAGAGAGACTGTCAGTGTTGAAATTGCTAAAGCATTGGAAGAAACACGAAAACAAAGAGAGGAATTACAACAGCAG GTTTTGCATCTGGCTTCcttaataaaggaaaaagacCAGCTGATTGATGAAAAATGTGATATGCTtctaaaacagaaggaagaactaAACCAACTCAGTCAAG ATCATGAAGCTGTCTTGCTGCAAATGCATCAGTTGCAATCTGACATAGAAGCAAGTAATAGCCGAGCAGTGGAGAAAGAAGAAACGGCAAGAAAAGAAATTGATGAACTGAAGTTGCAGATACAGGAATGCCTGTTGGCcagagaacatgaaaaaaat gtTTCAGAACTAGAGGAATCGATGGGAGCCTTGAACAACAAGCATTTACATTCTCCAGAAAACCGTGTGGTGGAACAGAATGGAGAGGTAGCAGCTGCAGATGTCATTCAACTTCAGAAGGATAACAGAGAGCTGGAACAGCAAATTGCTGAGAAAAACAAG ATGATAAAGCAGCTACAGCAAAGAATGACAGAACTCAAGAAAACCCTCCAGAAAGAGTTG GGTGAACAACTGAGGTTTGATTGCTGCTTACCTGCCATTCAGCTAAGTTTTACTATGGGAGTGATATCTGCCCCAGG aaaataa
- the GOLGA1 gene encoding golgin subfamily A member 1 isoform X5, with translation MFAKLKKKIAEEAAIAPRPGGAARIPRSVSKESITSVGADSGDDFASDGSSSREDLSSQLFRRNEQIRKLEVKLSASMRKFQEQNEAHQASRAKMAEGMALALEKKDQEWMEKLGQIEKEKNMLEMQLQEIREQSLNLFQKRDEIDELEGFQQQEIAKVKHMLLKKEESLSKTEQELEACTRELTHTKEVLQDASNESSGLRKDLQELQQQFLELEAQRDELMTAETNAENKITALELREQELQTVIQQLSVDLQNARVAGSGCEKRLEMLQVEHESLKLEYEQRKQKVKCFQTHLLLAGVKVYTWMTLEFAERNKLTEQLQEKVSSLEKKLERNLSGDEHVQELLKEKATLEQKLDETRQQVLTDRTHHAETVNRLETQNKELEQKLQIATETLKKSKAAATEQDLKIQKLQTDLEDERSKLQQQILTEKHQYDQKVTGLESQIAALETAWEFDKTATQHKISQLEKENENLNGSREEYESSFKKQEAELNRLKNELSSRETVSVEIAKALEETRKQREELQQQVLHLASLIKEKDQLIDEKCDMLLKQKEELNQLSQDHEAVLLQMHQLQSDIEASNSRAVEKEETARKEIDELKLQIQECLLAREHEKNVSELEESMGALNNKHLHSPENRVVEQNGEVAAADVIQLQKDNRELEQQIAEKNKMIKQLQQRMTELKKTLQKELKIRPDSEVPEVREKANSEVPNASVTVTNNSDLNDSREINFEYLKHVVLKFMSCRESEAFHLIKAVSVLLNFSQEEENMLKETLEYKMSWFGSKPSPKGSIRPSISSPRTLWP, from the exons ATGTTTGCAAAACTGAAGAAGAAGATAGCAGAAGAGGCAGCTATTGCTCCCAGACCAGGAGGAGCTGCCAGGATACCCAGGTCTGTCAGTAAGGAGTCAATTACGTCTGTGGGAGCAGACTCCGGAGATGACTTT GCTTCTGACGGAAGCAGCTCTAGAGAGGATCTTTCATCCCAGTTGTTCAGAAGAAATGAACAAATAAGAAAACTGGAGGTCAAGCTATCTG CCTCCATGAGGAAGTTTcaggagcagaatgaagctcACCAGGCCAGTCGAGCCAAGATGGCTGAAGGAATGGCTTTGGCCTTAGAAAAAAAGGACCAG GAGTGGATGGAAAAACTGGGTCAAATTGAAAAG gaaaaaaatatgcttgaAATGCAGTTACAAGAAATAAGGGAGCAGAGTTTGAACCTTTTTCAAAAAAGAGATGAAATTGATGAACTGGAGGGCTTTCAACAGCAGGAAATTGCCAAAGTTAAACACATG CTTTTGAAAAAGGAAGAATCTCTGAGCAAAACAGAGCAGGAACTAGAGGCGTGCACTCGAGAGCTAACCCACACTAAAGAGGTGCTTCAGGATGCAAGCAACGAGTCATCAGGCCTAAGGAAAGATCTTCAAGAGTTGCAGCAGCAGTTCTTGGAGCTAGAGGCACAGAG AGATGAACTAATGACAGCTGagacaaatgcagaaaataagatCACTGCTCTGGAGTTAAGAGAACAGGAGCTACAAACTGTCATTCAGCAGCTTTCTGTAGACTTGCAAAAT GCTCGAGTTGCTGGTTCTGGTTGTGAGAAGAGGCTGGAAATGTTACAGGTGGAGCATGAATCTCTGAAGCTGGAATATGAACAACGCAAGCAAAAGGTTAAGTGTTTTCAGACGCATCTGCTGTTGGCTGGTGTAAAGGTGTACACTTGG ATGACTCTTGAATTTGCTGAGAGAAATAAACTTACTGAACAGCTGCAGGAAAAAGTGTCTTCCCTGGAAAAGAAGCTAGAAAGAAATCTTTCAGGGGATGAACATGTGCAGGAGCTACTCAAGGAG AAAGCTACTCTTGAGCAGAAACTCGATGAAACCAGGCAGCAGGTACTAACAGACAGAACGCATCACGCTGAGACTGTGAACCGATTGGAAACACAG AATAAAGAATTGGAACAAAAACTACAGATTGCAACAGAAACATTGaaaaagagcaaagcagcagccacTGAGCAGGATCTGAAGATCCAGAAGCTG CAAACTGATCTAGAGGATGAAAGAAGTAAACTACAGCAACAGATTTTAACTGAGAAACATCAGTATGACCAGAAAGTTACTGGGCTGGAGTCTCAAATTGCTGCTCTTGAAACAGCTTGGGAATTTGATAAAACAGCTACTCAGCACAAGATT AGCcaattggaaaaggaaaatgaaaatcttaATGGAAGCAGAGAAGAGTATGagagttcttttaaaaaacaagaggCTGAATTAAACAGGCTAAAG AATGAATTGAGCAGCAGAGAGACTGTCAGTGTTGAAATTGCTAAAGCATTGGAAGAAACACGAAAACAAAGAGAGGAATTACAACAGCAG GTTTTGCATCTGGCTTCcttaataaaggaaaaagacCAGCTGATTGATGAAAAATGTGATATGCTtctaaaacagaaggaagaactaAACCAACTCAGTCAAG ATCATGAAGCTGTCTTGCTGCAAATGCATCAGTTGCAATCTGACATAGAAGCAAGTAATAGCCGAGCAGTGGAGAAAGAAGAAACGGCAAGAAAAGAAATTGATGAACTGAAGTTGCAGATACAGGAATGCCTGTTGGCcagagaacatgaaaaaaat gtTTCAGAACTAGAGGAATCGATGGGAGCCTTGAACAACAAGCATTTACATTCTCCAGAAAACCGTGTGGTGGAACAGAATGGAGAGGTAGCAGCTGCAGATGTCATTCAACTTCAGAAGGATAACAGAGAGCTGGAACAGCAAATTGCTGAGAAAAACAAG ATGATAAAGCAGCTACAGCAAAGAATGACAGAACTCAAGAAAACCCTCCAGAAAGAGTTG aaaataaggcCTGACAGTGAGGTACCTGAAGTACGTGAAAAAGCAAATTCTGAAGTGCCTAATGCTTCTGTGACTGTCACAAACAACTCTGATTTAAATGACTCAAGGGAGATAAACTTTGAGTACCTTAAACATGTTGTACTAAAATTCATGTCCTGCCGGGAATCTGAG GCATTCCATCTAATTAAAGCTGTATCTGTGTTACTGAATTTttcacaagaggaagaaaacatgctTAAAGAAACTTTGGAGTACAAG ATGTCATGGTTTGGGTCAAAGCCATCTCCTAAAGGCAGTATCCGGCCGTCTATCTCGAGCCCAAGGACATTGTGGCCTTAA